Proteins from a genomic interval of Hydrogenophaga sp. PAMC20947:
- a CDS encoding glutathione S-transferase C-terminal domain-containing protein, with amino-acid sequence MKLIGAITSPYVRKVRIVMAEKKLDYQFLTEDVWSADTQIATSNPLGKVPCLVMEGGEAVFDSRVIVEYLDTLSPVGKLIPASGRERAETKTWEALADGLLDAAILARLEATWPGRTAEQRSQAWIDRQMVKIQAALNALGQGLGDKPFCSGVHFSLSDVAAGCALGYLDFRFPEINWRNDHPNLHKLGDKLALRQSFVDTAPV; translated from the coding sequence ATGAAACTCATTGGCGCCATCACCAGTCCCTACGTGCGCAAAGTGCGCATCGTTATGGCCGAGAAAAAGCTGGACTACCAGTTTCTGACCGAAGACGTCTGGTCCGCCGATACACAGATCGCCACATCCAATCCACTGGGCAAAGTGCCCTGTCTGGTGATGGAAGGCGGCGAAGCGGTGTTTGATTCCCGTGTGATCGTGGAATACCTGGACACCCTGTCGCCCGTGGGCAAGCTGATCCCAGCGTCGGGCCGCGAGCGGGCCGAGACCAAAACCTGGGAAGCATTGGCCGATGGCCTGCTCGATGCGGCCATCCTCGCGCGCCTGGAGGCCACCTGGCCCGGTCGCACCGCCGAGCAGCGCTCACAGGCCTGGATCGACCGCCAGATGGTGAAAATCCAGGCCGCTCTGAACGCCCTGGGCCAGGGTCTGGGCGACAAGCCGTTTTGCTCGGGCGTGCACTTCAGCCTCTCCGATGTGGCCGCCGGCTGCGCGCTGGGCTACCTCGATTTCCGCTTCCCCGAGATCAACTGGCGCAATGACCACCCGAACCTGCACAAGCTGGGCGACAAGCTGGCGCTGCGGCAGAGTTTCGTCGACACGGCGCCGGTGTAA
- the glnE gene encoding bifunctional [glutamate--ammonia ligase]-adenylyl-L-tyrosine phosphorylase/[glutamate--ammonia-ligase] adenylyltransferase: MHSRYVQRVRRRYADELACLPPGVPTRELQKQALITLRERGLDMPSALRVLRQLVLERLAVLDCELQAPLAVITLAMTHLAEIALDEACKLAWAYLDELHGAPIIDPSRDSTFGTLADAAAAEPDPGPQRAQMWVVGMGKLGARELNVSSDIDLIYVYDHDGETAGNEQGRNRISNHEYFGKAVKHIYNTVGETTEHGQVFRVDLALRPNGNSGPSAVSLGALEEYFLVQGREWERFAWLKSRVIAPRASVKGGNASALRGAVLPFVFRKYLDYSVFDALRILHRQIREHATKRAAGNPGRANDVKLSRGGIREIEFTVQLLQVVRGGQFPELRTRPTLDALERLCRANLMAPATADALASAYEFLRRVEHRVQYLDDQQTHVLPTRDDDLAWLAATMGCASLCEFLHTLDAHRETVAQEFDTLLGGPSQDRCNGKGCSKATATDLPDVLPLLPEAFAAKVAAWGDHPRVQSLRDDARARLVRLIERTGAWIEEGRVTETEALRLTDWIEPLLRRESYLAMLQERPSVHERLLHLLGAAKWPARYLIKHPGVIDELASEQLLTERFDGVQFEADMEARRAALQSTGEDDEESLLDLLRRAHHAEMFRTLARDLEGVLTVEFVADDLSALADTILSTTARWCWSRLKNRHRDEPSFAIIGYGKLGGKELGYGSDLDIVFVFDDDDENAGEIYAAFVRKMINWLTVKTAEGDLFEIDTALRPNGNSGLLVTSFDAYANYQQKRGSNTAWTWEHQAMTRARPVLASPAMAERFESVRLAVITAERDAEALADEIAAMRDKVRAAHRVPSELFDVKHSVGGMVDVEFAVQYMVLAHSHAHPEMQPNLGNIKMLHRAERVGLLPPGMGTTSADAYRTLRKIQHRARLDETSTQIDPERVVQEVEAVRALWAFVLGAAHA, translated from the coding sequence ATGCATTCGCGCTACGTTCAGCGTGTGCGCCGGCGTTACGCCGACGAATTGGCCTGCCTGCCGCCCGGGGTACCGACCCGGGAATTGCAGAAGCAGGCACTGATCACGCTGCGCGAGCGGGGGCTGGACATGCCGTCGGCGCTGCGGGTGTTGCGCCAGCTGGTGCTGGAGCGGCTGGCGGTGCTCGATTGCGAGCTGCAAGCCCCGCTCGCGGTGATCACGCTGGCCATGACCCACCTGGCCGAGATCGCACTGGACGAAGCCTGCAAGCTGGCCTGGGCCTACCTCGACGAGCTGCACGGCGCCCCCATCATCGACCCCAGCCGGGACAGCACTTTTGGCACCTTGGCGGATGCGGCGGCAGCCGAACCCGACCCGGGACCCCAACGGGCCCAGATGTGGGTGGTGGGCATGGGCAAGCTGGGCGCGCGCGAGCTCAACGTGTCCAGCGACATCGACCTGATCTACGTTTACGACCACGACGGCGAAACCGCGGGCAACGAACAAGGCCGCAACCGCATCAGCAACCACGAGTACTTCGGCAAAGCGGTCAAACACATCTACAACACCGTGGGCGAGACCACCGAGCACGGCCAGGTGTTCCGGGTGGACCTGGCGCTGCGGCCCAATGGCAACTCGGGGCCCAGCGCGGTGTCGCTGGGTGCGCTGGAAGAATATTTCCTGGTGCAAGGGCGCGAATGGGAGCGTTTTGCCTGGCTCAAGAGCCGGGTGATCGCGCCGCGCGCCAGCGTGAAGGGCGGCAACGCCAGCGCCCTGCGCGGGGCGGTGTTGCCGTTTGTCTTTCGCAAGTACCTCGACTACAGCGTGTTTGACGCGCTGCGCATCCTGCACCGGCAGATCCGCGAACACGCCACCAAGCGCGCCGCCGGCAATCCGGGCCGGGCCAATGATGTGAAGCTCTCACGCGGCGGCATCCGCGAAATCGAATTCACGGTGCAGCTGCTGCAGGTGGTGCGCGGGGGCCAGTTTCCCGAGCTGCGCACCCGGCCCACGCTGGACGCGCTGGAGCGGCTCTGCCGCGCCAACCTCATGGCCCCGGCCACGGCCGATGCCCTGGCTTCGGCCTATGAGTTTTTGCGCCGGGTGGAGCACCGGGTGCAATACCTCGATGACCAGCAAACCCATGTATTGCCAACCCGGGACGACGACCTCGCCTGGCTGGCGGCCACCATGGGCTGCGCCAGCCTGTGCGAGTTTTTGCACACGCTGGACGCCCACCGCGAGACCGTGGCCCAGGAATTTGACACCCTGCTGGGCGGCCCGAGCCAGGACCGCTGCAATGGCAAGGGTTGCAGCAAGGCGACGGCGACGGACCTGCCCGATGTCTTGCCGCTCTTGCCCGAGGCCTTCGCGGCCAAGGTGGCCGCGTGGGGCGACCACCCCAGGGTGCAGTCGCTGCGGGACGATGCCCGCGCGCGGCTGGTGCGGCTGATCGAGCGCACCGGCGCCTGGATCGAAGAGGGCCGCGTGACCGAAACCGAGGCCCTGCGCCTGACCGACTGGATCGAGCCGCTGCTGCGCCGCGAGAGTTACCTGGCGATGTTGCAGGAACGGCCTTCGGTGCACGAGCGTTTGCTGCATTTGCTGGGCGCGGCCAAGTGGCCGGCGCGCTACCTGATCAAGCACCCCGGCGTGATCGACGAGCTGGCCAGCGAACAGCTGCTGACCGAGCGCTTTGACGGCGTGCAGTTTGAGGCCGATATGGAGGCGCGCCGGGCGGCGCTGCAATCCACCGGCGAAGACGACGAAGAGTCCTTGCTCGACCTGCTGCGCCGCGCACACCACGCCGAAATGTTCCGCACCCTGGCGCGGGATCTGGAGGGGGTGTTGACGGTGGAGTTTGTGGCCGACGACCTCTCGGCCCTGGCCGATACGATCTTGAGCACCACGGCCCGCTGGTGCTGGAGCCGCCTGAAAAACCGCCACCGCGACGAACCCAGCTTTGCCATCATTGGCTACGGCAAGCTGGGCGGCAAGGAGCTGGGCTACGGCAGCGATCTGGACATCGTTTTTGTCTTTGACGACGACGATGAAAATGCCGGCGAAATCTACGCCGCGTTTGTGCGCAAGATGATCAACTGGCTCACGGTCAAGACGGCCGAGGGCGACTTGTTCGAGATCGACACCGCCCTGCGGCCCAACGGCAATTCGGGCCTGCTGGTGACCAGCTTCGACGCCTACGCCAACTACCAGCAAAAACGCGGCAGCAACACCGCCTGGACTTGGGAGCACCAGGCCATGACGCGGGCGCGGCCTGTGCTGGCGAGCCCGGCCATGGCCGAGCGATTTGAGTCGGTGCGGCTGGCGGTGATCACCGCCGAGCGCGACGCCGAAGCGCTGGCCGATGAAATCGCCGCCATGCGCGACAAGGTGCGCGCGGCACACCGGGTACCCAGCGAGCTGTTTGATGTGAAGCACAGCGTGGGCGGCATGGTGGATGTGGAGTTTGCGGTGCAGTACATGGTGTTGGCGCATTCACACGCCCACCCGGAAATGCAGCCCAACCTGGGCAACATCAAGATGTTGCACCGCGCCGAACGGGTGGGCCTGCTGCCGCCGGGCATGGGCACCACTTCGGCCGACGCTTACCGCACGCTGCGCAAGATTCAACACCGGGCGCGGCTGGACGAAACCTCCACCCAGATCGATCCTGAGCGCGTGGTGCAGGAGGTTGAAGCGGTGCGCGCGCTGTGGGCGTTTGTGTTGGGCGCTGCCCACGCATGA
- a CDS encoding YhdP family protein — protein MFSMTARLLLWMVMAVWSLFALTLGAIHLIIVPRIDDWRPALERWATHAVGVPVKVGAIRAETQGADAEQGWAWLPALVPAFELRDVRLYDPAGREALQLPQINASLSVRSLWRLGFEQLVIDSPTLDVHRTADSRILVAGLDFSGPAEQGRGGADWFFSQTEFVIRGGTVRWTDDLRQQPPLALGELNLVVRNTARSHQFRLDATPPPEWGQRLSLRGRLREPLLSFAAMTQRQPDAAPWDNWSGELFADFAQVDVSRLQAYVDLSAWNVSVRSGQGALRAWADLNKGRITGATVDLSLQQFATRLGAQLPELAISSLRGRMSAQWDVAGFAVASDNLQFTTTDGQAWPGGVLRLTHQRAQARKAASSQLTADRVDLAALAAIATRLPLPDASRALLLRLQPAGQLEDLRADWQGAPPAGDGSAPADALAAAWQPDRYRATGKLVALALTGEPRAQAPGEHILPGRPGVRGANADFDLNQDGGTARLVIEGGAVDLPGVFAESLVPMQRLETQARWAIKGERIDAWFEKLSLANADTEGTGSVHWHTSDPKTSNAQSRFPGVLDLSVRLTRGTANRVYRYLPIAVGPDTQRYVQAAVSGGQVGPVDFRINGELWDVPYNLPGAQGEFRIAAQLQSVDFAYVPAYLQAEGDLAWPGLKGVNGQLVLDRASLQLSGLTASIDGAPAVRLSQAEVGIADLVKDPLLTVSASAQGPANDVVAYVRRSPVHFFTGQVLERATISGATDVKFKLQLPLNHIDKTAVQGSVAFTGNDVRISPDTPMLARTVGQLTFSEHGFNIPAARSQIYGGELRFEGGMSPSPQGAARIRFKGQGTATAEGLRNGELGLVSRLVEQASGSAAYTAELGFRAGVSELNVRSNLQGMASSLPAPLSKAAADSLPLHYDNRVLTVSTEASGEVARTDRFFLQLGEPAQPLATLDYERSLSAGAEPRVVRGSIAGGLALGESVPMPAAGVQANIRFPQIDADAWERSFARITGVDPHVTTSGANKGTTGAEDDSASLRYLPTNLAVRTEHLLVGGRTFNNLVIGGSREGGQWRANVNAEQLNGYLEYRQPSGNSAGSIYARLAKLTLAPSAKAEVEQLLQQPNSMPALDIEVDDFVLAGRQLGFVAIQAQNQGREGRAREWRLTKLNLRVPEARFNAIGDWALSPATPTTGNTTASGTRRTALQVELDIRDAGALLTRFGQPGTVRGGQGTINGTVGWVGSPMSLDYASLSGQLHVDIKTGQFLKVDPGAAKLLSVLSLQALPRRLVLDFRDFFSEGFAFDFVRGDATIAQGVARTNNLQMKGINAAVLMDGSADIANETQDLKVVVVPEINAGTAALIATAINPAIGLGTFLAQYLLSQPLQSAATQEFHITGGWTDPQVDKVDRRAAASKPASTPPRSLQ, from the coding sequence ATGTTCTCCATGACCGCGCGGCTGTTGTTGTGGATGGTGATGGCCGTCTGGAGCCTTTTCGCGCTCACCCTGGGCGCGATTCATTTGATCATTGTGCCGCGAATCGATGACTGGCGCCCTGCCCTGGAGCGATGGGCGACCCACGCGGTGGGGGTTCCCGTCAAGGTGGGTGCGATCCGCGCCGAAACCCAGGGCGCTGACGCCGAGCAGGGCTGGGCATGGCTGCCCGCGCTGGTGCCGGCGTTTGAGTTGCGTGACGTGCGCCTCTATGACCCCGCCGGCCGCGAGGCTTTGCAGCTGCCGCAGATCAACGCGTCCTTGTCGGTGCGCTCGCTGTGGCGCCTGGGGTTTGAGCAGCTGGTGATCGATTCGCCCACGCTGGACGTGCACCGCACCGCCGACAGCCGCATCCTCGTGGCCGGGCTGGATTTTTCCGGCCCCGCCGAACAAGGCCGTGGTGGGGCCGACTGGTTTTTCTCGCAAACCGAATTTGTGATCCGCGGCGGCACCGTGCGCTGGACCGACGATCTGCGCCAGCAACCTCCGCTGGCGCTCGGTGAGCTGAACCTGGTGGTGCGCAACACCGCGCGCAGCCACCAGTTCCGCCTCGATGCCACGCCCCCGCCGGAATGGGGCCAGCGCCTGAGCTTGCGGGGCCGGCTGCGCGAACCCTTGCTCAGTTTCGCCGCCATGACGCAGCGCCAGCCGGATGCCGCGCCCTGGGACAACTGGAGCGGTGAGCTGTTTGCCGATTTTGCGCAGGTCGATGTCTCGCGCCTGCAGGCCTATGTGGACCTGTCGGCCTGGAACGTGAGCGTGCGCTCGGGTCAGGGCGCCTTGCGCGCCTGGGCCGATCTCAACAAAGGCCGCATCACCGGCGCCACGGTTGACCTCTCGCTGCAGCAGTTCGCCACCCGCCTGGGCGCGCAACTCCCCGAGCTCGCCATCAGCAGCCTGCGCGGTCGCATGAGCGCCCAGTGGGACGTTGCCGGCTTTGCCGTCGCCAGCGACAACCTGCAGTTCACCACCACCGATGGCCAGGCCTGGCCGGGTGGCGTCTTGCGCCTGACCCACCAGCGCGCGCAGGCGCGTAAAGCCGCATCGTCCCAGCTCACCGCTGACCGGGTGGATCTTGCCGCCCTCGCGGCCATCGCCACCCGGCTGCCCCTGCCCGATGCCAGCCGCGCCCTGTTGCTGCGCCTGCAACCGGCCGGCCAGCTCGAAGACCTGCGCGCCGATTGGCAAGGCGCACCCCCGGCCGGCGACGGCAGCGCGCCGGCCGACGCCCTGGCCGCTGCCTGGCAGCCCGATCGCTACCGCGCCACCGGCAAGCTGGTCGCGCTGGCGCTGACGGGCGAGCCGCGCGCGCAGGCGCCCGGCGAACACATCTTGCCCGGGCGCCCCGGCGTGCGCGGGGCCAACGCAGACTTCGATCTCAACCAGGACGGCGGGACGGCCCGCCTCGTGATCGAAGGCGGCGCGGTCGACCTGCCCGGCGTGTTCGCCGAATCGCTGGTGCCCATGCAGCGCCTGGAGACCCAGGCGCGCTGGGCCATCAAAGGCGAGCGCATCGATGCCTGGTTCGAGAAGCTGAGCCTGGCCAACGCCGACACCGAAGGCACAGGCTCCGTGCATTGGCACACCAGCGATCCCAAAACCAGCAACGCCCAGTCGCGCTTTCCCGGTGTGCTGGATCTGAGCGTGCGCCTCACCCGGGGCACCGCCAACCGCGTTTACCGCTACCTGCCCATCGCCGTGGGGCCAGACACCCAGCGCTACGTGCAAGCCGCCGTGTCAGGCGGGCAGGTGGGCCCGGTCGATTTCCGCATCAACGGAGAGCTCTGGGATGTGCCCTACAACCTGCCCGGCGCCCAGGGCGAGTTCCGCATCGCCGCGCAGCTGCAGTCGGTGGATTTCGCCTATGTGCCCGCCTACCTGCAGGCCGAGGGTGATCTCGCCTGGCCGGGCCTGAAGGGCGTCAACGGCCAGCTGGTGCTCGACCGCGCGTCGCTGCAGCTCTCCGGCCTCACCGCGTCCATCGACGGCGCGCCCGCCGTGCGCCTGAGCCAGGCCGAGGTCGGCATTGCCGATCTCGTGAAAGACCCCCTGCTCACCGTGAGCGCCTCGGCCCAGGGCCCGGCCAACGATGTGGTGGCTTATGTGCGGCGTTCTCCCGTGCATTTTTTCACCGGCCAGGTGCTGGAGCGCGCCACCATCAGTGGCGCGACCGACGTGAAGTTCAAGCTGCAGCTGCCGCTGAACCACATCGACAAAACGGCGGTGCAGGGCTCGGTGGCCTTCACCGGCAACGATGTGCGCATCAGCCCCGACACCCCGATGCTGGCGCGAACCGTTGGCCAGCTCACCTTCAGCGAACACGGCTTCAACATCCCGGCGGCGCGTTCCCAGATTTATGGCGGCGAACTGCGGTTTGAAGGCGGCATGTCCCCCAGCCCCCAAGGGGCGGCGCGCATCCGTTTCAAGGGCCAGGGCACGGCCACCGCCGAAGGCCTGCGCAACGGCGAGCTGGGTCTGGTCTCCCGCCTGGTGGAGCAGGCCAGCGGCAGCGCGGCCTACACCGCCGAGCTGGGTTTTCGCGCCGGCGTGTCCGAGCTGAACGTGCGCAGCAACCTGCAAGGCATGGCCTCCAGCCTGCCGGCGCCCTTGTCCAAAGCCGCCGCCGACAGCCTGCCCCTGCACTACGACAACCGCGTGCTCACCGTGTCCACCGAAGCCAGCGGTGAAGTCGCCCGCACCGACCGCTTTTTCTTGCAGCTGGGCGAGCCCGCGCAACCCTTGGCCACGCTCGACTACGAGCGCAGCCTGAGCGCCGGCGCCGAGCCGCGGGTGGTGCGCGGCAGCATCGCGGGCGGCCTGGCGCTGGGCGAATCGGTGCCCATGCCCGCTGCCGGCGTGCAGGCCAACATCCGCTTTCCCCAGATCGACGCCGACGCCTGGGAGCGCTCCTTCGCCCGCATCACCGGCGTCGACCCCCATGTCACCACCAGCGGCGCCAACAAGGGGACCACCGGGGCCGAAGACGACAGCGCCAGCCTGCGCTACCTGCCGACCAACCTCGCGGTGCGAACCGAGCACCTGCTGGTGGGCGGGCGCACCTTCAACAACCTGGTGATCGGCGGTTCGCGCGAAGGCGGGCAGTGGCGCGCCAACGTCAACGCCGAGCAGCTCAACGGCTACCTGGAATACCGCCAGCCCTCGGGCAATTCGGCCGGCAGCATCTACGCCAGGCTGGCCAAGCTCACCCTCGCGCCTTCGGCCAAAGCCGAAGTGGAGCAGCTGCTGCAACAGCCCAACAGCATGCCGGCGCTCGACATCGAGGTCGATGACTTTGTGCTGGCCGGTCGCCAGCTGGGTTTTGTGGCGATCCAGGCGCAAAACCAGGGCCGCGAAGGGCGCGCACGCGAATGGCGCCTCACCAAGCTCAACCTGCGTGTGCCCGAAGCGCGGTTCAACGCCATTGGCGACTGGGCCCTTTCGCCCGCCACCCCGACCACGGGCAACACCACCGCCAGCGGTACACGCCGCACCGCGCTGCAGGTGGAGCTCGATATCCGCGACGCCGGCGCCCTGCTGACCCGCTTCGGCCAGCCCGGCACCGTGCGCGGCGGGCAAGGCACCATCAACGGCACCGTGGGCTGGGTCGGCTCACCCATGTCGCTCGACTACGCCAGCCTCTCTGGCCAGCTCCATGTCGACATCAAAACCGGCCAGTTCCTCAAGGTTGATCCCGGCGCCGCCAAGCTGCTGAGTGTGCTGAGCCTGCAGGCGTTGCCGCGCCGCCTCGTGCTCGATTTCCGCGATTTTTTCTCCGAAGGGTTTGCGTTTGATTTTGTGCGCGGCGACGCCACCATTGCCCAGGGCGTGGCCCGCACCAACAACCTGCAGATGAAAGGCATCAACGCCGCCGTGCTCATGGACGGCAGCGCCGACATCGCCAACGAAACGCAGGATCTCAAGGTGGTGGTGGTGCCCGAAATCAACGCCGGCACCGCCGCCCTCATCGCCACCGCGATCAACCCCGCCATCGGGCTGGGCACCTTCCTCGCCCAGTACCTGCTCAGCCAGCCGCTGCAAAGCGCGGCCACGCAAGAATTCCACATCACCGGCGGCTGGACCGATCCCCAGGTCGACAAGGTGGACCGCCGGGCCGCTGCATCAAAGCCTGCCTCGACGCCACCCCGCAGCCTGCAGTAA